TATTCCGATGCCATTATCCTTTATTGCGAAAAGCCATTCCTTTTCTTTGTCTTGTACTGTAATATTTATAAGTGGATCCATTCCATCTTTTTTATATTTTATCGCATTGCTTAAAAGATTTTGAAAAACAGATTTTAAATGGACGTAGCCGTTTAAAACGGGCAATTTATCAGAATGAATTTCTGCACCGTTTTCTTTGATGGATAGTGCGAAATCTTTTAAAACTTCGTGCAAAATTTTATCGCAATCTATTTCTGATATAGCTATATCTTTTCCTATTCTAGAATATTCGAGCAAATCCTTAATGAGTGCAGACATACGTGCTGCGGCTTCAATGATATAATTCATATATTCATTTGTATCCTCATCTTTGTTGTTGTTCTTTTTTGCTAATAAACCGGTATA
This portion of the Bacteroidota bacterium genome encodes:
- a CDS encoding GHKL domain-containing protein encodes the protein RTQELNTKNTELERSNAELASFNSFASHDLQEPLRSISNYTGLLAKKNNNKDEDTNEYMNYIIEAAARMSALIKDLLEYSRIGKDIAISEIDCDKILHEVLKDFALSIKENGAEIHSDKLPVLNGYVHLKSVFQNLLSNAIKYKKDGMDPLINITVQDKEKEWLFAIKDNGIGIEKKYYHKLFVIFQRLHTRAEYPGTGIGLANCKKVVELHGGKIWVESELGKGSAFYFTIPKTII